The Anopheles cruzii unplaced genomic scaffold, idAnoCruzAS_RS32_06 scaffold00318_ctg1, whole genome shotgun sequence region AGGTGTTTCATAGATACTCTAGTAGCAGTTAACTGAAAGTCAAGTACTTCGTGATAACATACTCCGAAGACTATGTCTATCCTTATATCATCATATACATCctcagttttaattgaaataattgGGGATTGGGGGATTCGTGTATTAATAAAGTGTTCCGATTAATTTCTCTCAAGTTTTGATTATcgcaaatattttaattaatgttcATAATAGAACCAACACAAATATAATACATTCTCAAACGTTAAAGAATCGTTGTCAAACATCGTGGATTTTTTGCCTTATGTATGTTGATCGTATGGAAATAATTATTGGTCTTCTTATATTCGCATTCGCATGACATGGGTTACGTCATAAATAAGGCAGAGACTAAACGTATTCCGATGTTCGATTGGCGATCTAGAGTCAGACGACCTTATCGATGTGAATTTCAAAGTGGACACCGCCGAACAAGGTTCCGAAGGTTTTTTATTCACATGCACGATATGCTGTGAAAACTGAAAGTCAatacagtttcaaatttaaattaatatagTTCCTGCTTCtgcaacataaatatttatagcACTCTTGAAAATGACACTGATCCCACATAAGATTATTCAAACTGATCATATAGTAGAGTATACTTTTCTTTGTTCCTTTCCTCTGACAGAACcatcattttgtttcaatgatTCGCACGAGTATCACCCAACATTAATACGTAATGCAGTGAATAAAAACCGGGAATGTGGCCCTTTATTTTTTAATCAAGACGAAGCCAAGGTGTAAAAACACCAAATACTGGCCCAATGGTATgctttaaaaaatgcatccGATGTAAGTCGGTTATCTTCAAGGTGCCACTGCCTGGACAGAAAAGTGAAAGTTATTATTTTAACACGGATAGCAAGAAGCTCTAAAGGTACTAACAAAATCATTGTGCATGGAAGACAAAGCGCTGCGCCGTACATTGACACTTCTATTTTCTAGGATTTGCCAAAAAGGGATGAAGAATTAAAGATTATATGTTAAACAAACCATGTTTAGGTTTCTTCTTTTCTGTATGACAATTGTCTGCCTTGTCTGACCTTTTAGATGCACGATAAGGTTGTGAGCATCTTTTACATTACAATTCTTATTTGAGTAATGCTTAAAATACGTATCATCCTTTAAGATGTAAACacacttttacttttattttatttttttaacgactttttttttacttttcagTTTATATTTCCTCCAGGAGTTTTTAGAGATACCGAAGCGTATAGGCAAAACTATTCGGAACTTTTGGAAAAGTGTGTCAATGTGGAGCTGTCAGAAGAGTATGGTTTAAAAGCCCAGACGGAGATAGAATACTGTGATAGTAACACGAAGTCGTACCCCATCGGTAAGTAACGTGATACGACTTACCGATCAACAGCAACGCAACATAATGTTTGGATGATTTCCCATCTTTCAGACTGGCTGGAGATAGTTTTTGTAGTGGTTGCTTTCGGAATTGCTCTCATTGTTTTGGCATCCAGTTGGTACGATCATCTTTGCAAAACTAGCCATGGGTTGAACCACTACAAAACGGATTTGCAGTCATCGAAACAGATGATGTTGGTGTCGTTTTCTCTCATCCGTAACTGGTATCGCATCACATCCCGCAATGACGACCAGCTGAGCCACGATCTACGCTACATACACGCCATTCGAATGATCGTTTTTATGGGCGTCACATTGGGACACGCTGTGTTCTACGCCCAACCACGCACGGCGTTGACAATCGAGCAGGTTTGTACAGGCACACGCATTAGAAATCCCTGCCAATAAGGCTAACAACCGGACATGATGCTCATAGTCTTGACATAACTTCCAGCGCTTCGAAGATTTTGCATCAATGATAGTCGTCAACGGTACACAGATTGTGACGACATTCTTTGCCATCAGTGGCCTGCTTCTGGTAGTTTTCTTCATGCAAAAAGTGGAAGAGACAAAGAAAAAGGTTGGAATTATCgaaattttcttcatttcattGGCACGCTACATTCGGTAAGCACAACCGATCGACTTTGATCAACGGAAAACTCCACTTCAAAATGCTACTTTTGTTTCCTTATAGGTTGACTCCTGTTTACGCATTTGTAATCCTGTTCGAGGCAACTTGGGTAGTACGCCTTGGCGATGGGCCATTGTGGCGAAAAGGCTTCGAGACAGGCCGGACCTATTGTCGCGAGAACTGGTGGACGAATATGCTGTACATCAACAACTACTACAAGTCTGATCAGCCAGTAAGTAATGTGAATGgttgattttaaaattatcaTAACGCTCTATTGTTCTTTATAGTGCATGCTTCACACATGGTACCTTGCAGCGGATTTCCATCTTTTTGTCTATGGTTTAGTGATGTGCTCACTGATCTTACGCTTCCCGAAGGCTCGGAACATGCTCATCGGCTTTATGTTGGTCATCTGTTACATACTTACAGCCGCCATCGTATACGTTAAGGAGTTCGATGCTATCCCGATATTTGCGCCTGAGTATGCCATTTCAACGtacttttgaaacaaaaacagggtTGTGTATTAAACCACATTTTTCGATTTCAGTCAAATCCGTTACTTCTTTTGGTATTGGGACGTGTACCTGTCGGCCTATGTACCTTCGCATATGTATTTGCTAAACTACACTTTCACCATTGGCAGTGCATTTTACTAcattcatttaaaaaacaacAGAACTACCTACAGCTGGGTAAGCGAGAAACGCAAGCCACATCAAGTATCCGATACGTTAACCTGGTTCTCTCGTCAAACAGCTCGTCAAAGGTATCTGGCTCGTCAGCCTGGTGGTCATTCCGGGAATGTTTGCCGCTGGTTACTTCTTCTATCACTACAACTTCTCTATGCCCTCTCTCTGGGTGGCGTTGCTGTTCCCAGCAATACGCTTGATGTACGGAGTGGTTATCTTCTTCACAGGCGTAGGTTTATCGTTTGGGTTCGTAAAATTGGTGTCCAGATTCTCCAACATACCGTTCTTCACCATCATCGGAAGACTCACGTACAGTGCCTATTTGTGTCATTTGTGCCTTATCAAGATGTCACTGTTTAGCACCCGAAGTTTCTACCGCTACCAGATGATCGACATTGTAGGCAGCTTTTGGTTCTTCGCGAGCTCTCTTCGGGCGTACTGATAATTCAAATTATACTTTTAATCTAATTCTAGGGAAATATTTGGGCAGCATCCTTCTTTCTGTCGTACCTGATCGCCTGGATGCTGTGTTTAGTGCTGGAATCTCCATTCATTGCCTTACAGAAACAGCTATTCAAACGGCACGTAAAATCCGATGAAATGACGCACTCAACGAGTAGCGGTGAACAGGGAACGGATACCAGTTACTTCGAGAAAAGTAACGAAGCGTACCCAATATCCGGCGTCATTTTCAGTCAACGATTTTAACTTGAAAGCTACCATTAGTCAATGAGTCGATGCCATCTTAAAGCTAATTATGCGgtaaaacagttttaaaaataaaatcaaagactgttttaaatattattaGTGTAATCTGCTAAATCAAGCAATCCTTTCTTAACCAACATGGCAATGTTAGGCTATGTATGTCTccggaaaatgatttttttatctGAGAAAAAAGAGAATAGGGAAGATTAATACAAAGCTTGATACAAAGTCTCTAAAAAGTGATGACACAACATGATTACGATAACGTCGAATAATATAAACAAAAACCAGGATGTTGGGACacgatttttttgttcaattggAACACCATGTAAGTTTTGAGGTATCAAGTATAAAGAATCTGTTAATTACTTCTAACCTGATGACCTgatgttttttggtgtgtaCTGTCGGCCACAGCCGTAAATTAGGTATTTCTAGAAGATTCACGAACTTTTGTGAATCTCTTGCGGTCAAGATTGATCCtgtatcaaaacaaaatctaAATGTCTACCTATTGACCCTATTCGTTGTCTACAAGATTAACCGACTTGCGGGAATACAAAATGGTTTTGGACGTACAATTTCTCGCATTCCTCTTTTAAGCATGCCGAAGAGAGTTTAATCAAATCTAAAGAGAAAGActaaaggaataatttatccATTTACTTAATTAGACTTTAAAAGATGTAGTTATTGGCGAAcattttcgtcgattttcaATCCAACGCAGATGATCGTTCAGTCGATGTTCAGCATACGTCCTGAACAGTGAACATGTTGATTCTAATTAATGTTCTAATTTTCAACTTTGGCTTGCCGGGTCGACTAGTTTTCAATATACTACGGTCCACGACTTTGATAAGCAGTTTTACTAAGCCCATATCCAAGATATGCGTTATGATTTattattcgattcgattagaCGATTTATTATTAAACACTTAAAGTTTTATAAGCTAACTTGCCTACGCATCTGTGATGTGCCTAAGTGTATTTCAAAACGAGTTTACCAGATCGTTTTCGAAC contains the following coding sequences:
- the LOC128276023 gene encoding nose resistant to fluoxetine protein 6-like, giving the protein SEYWRMPRVFSYDDYDVCLNDNPTIPSVYCLVKAAVLPDNTSEVWQIIERVSENWKQHMNHAHLDRGFCVRNCEDRLRTANALNDSHLLVPKFDSKFRFIFPPGVFRDTEAYRQNYSELLEKCVNVELSEEYGLKAQTEIEYCDSNTKSYPIDWLEIVFVVVAFGIALIVLASSWYDHLCKTSHGLNHYKTDLQSSKQMMLVSFSLIRNWYRITSRNDDQLSHDLRYIHAIRMIVFMGVTLGHAVFYAQPRTALTIEQRFEDFASMIVVNGTQIVTTFFAISGLLLVVFFMQKVEETKKKVGIIEIFFISLARYIRLTPVYAFVILFEATWVVRLGDGPLWRKGFETGRTYCRENWWTNMLYINNYYKSDQPCMLHTWYLAADFHLFVYGLVMCSLILRFPKARNMLIGFMLVICYILTAAIVYVKEFDAIPIFAPDQIRYFFWYWDVYLSAYVPSHMYLLNYTFTIGSAFYYIHLKNNRTTYSWLVKGIWLVSLVVIPGMFAAGYFFYHYNFSMPSLWVALLFPAIRLMYGVVIFFTGVGLSFGFVKLVSRFSNIPFFTIIGRLTYSAYLCHLCLIKMSLFSTRSFYRYQMIDIGNIWAASFFLSYLIAWMLCLVLESPFIALQKQLFKRHVKSDEMTHSTSSGEQGTDTSYFEKSNEAYPISGVIFSQRF